From Coffea arabica cultivar ET-39 chromosome 10e, Coffea Arabica ET-39 HiFi, whole genome shotgun sequence, one genomic window encodes:
- the LOC113712425 gene encoding uncharacterized protein gives MERRVHFLTSKASFFFAFCFCYGFIVSPRTLVTSLSPDGQALVSLLSASDPFTKSRSSVLSSWNPSSPTPCSWEGITCSPQGRVISVSLPNTFLNLSSLPTGLSSLSSLQLLNLSSTNISGLIPASYGAFSHLRLLDLSSNSLSGPIPPGLGSLTSLQFLFLNSNRLTGRIPPHLANLSSLQVLCLQDNLLNGSIPAQLGSLSSLQQFRVGGNLHLTGEIPPQLGLLTNLTTFGAAATGLSGVIPPTFGNLINLQTLALYDTEVFGPVPPELGSCSELRNLYLHMNKLTGTIPPQLGKLQKVTSLLLWGNSLTGTIPAELSNCSSLVILDVSTNELSGEIPADLGKLMVLEQLHLSDNALTGSIPWQLSNCSSLTALQLDKNQLSGPIPWQVGELKYLQSFFLWGNSVSGTIPASFGNCTELYALDLSRNKLTGIIPEEIFGLKKLSKVLLLGNSLIGGVPRSVARCQSLVRLRLGENQLSGQIPKEIGQLQNLVFLDLYMNHFSGGLPPEIANVTVLELLDVHNNYLTGEIPSQLGELVNLEQLDLSRNSFTGQVPSSFGNLSYLNKLILNNNLLSGPIPKSVRNLQKLTLLDLSYNSLSGLIPPEVGYVTSLTISLDLSSNHFCGELPETMSGLRQLQSLDLSRNMLYGKITILGSLTSLTSLNVSYNNFSGPIPVSPFFRTLTSNSFLENPNLCESDDGFTCSSRLSGRNRLKSAKTIALVAVVLTTVMMALVVTWILVMRNQKYMSRKHSGMLTPSREEDFSYPWNFIPFQKLNFTIDSILECLRDENIIGKGCSGVVYKAEMPNGELIAVKKLWKTKKEEEPLDSFAAEIQILGHIRHRNIVKLLGYCSNKSVKLLLYNYISNGNLQQLLQTNRNLDWETRYKIAVGAAQGLAYLHHDCVPAILHRDVKCNNILLDSKYDAYLADFGLARLMSSPNYQQAMSRIAGSYGYIAPEYGYTANITEKSDVYSFGVVLLEILSGRSAIEPQVGDGMHIVEWVKKKMGSFEPAATILDSKLQGLPDQMVQEMLQTLGIAMFCVNSSPAERPTMKEVVALLMEVKSTPEEWGKTSQPLIKQSSTQS, from the exons ATGGAGAGAAGAGTTCATTTTTTGACCTCAAAAGCTTCGTTTTTCTTCGCCTTTTGCTTCTGTTATGGTTTCATTGTCAGTCCTAGAACACTAGTGACTTCTCTTTCACCTGATGGCCAGGCTCTAGTTTCTCTTCTCTCAGCTTCTGACCCTTTTACCAAGTCTAGATCATCTGTGCTTTCTTCTTGGAACCCCTCAAGCCCAACTCCATGTTCATGGGAAGGAATAACTTGTTCTCCTCAAGGAAGAGTCATTTCAGTCTCTCTTCCAAACACATTTCTCAACCTTTCTTCTTTGCCTACAGGGCTCTCTTCTTTGTCCTCGTTGCAGCTTTTGAATCTCTCCTCTACTAACATCTCAGGACTAATCCCTGCTTCCTATGGTGCATTTTCCCATCTTCGCCTTTTAGACCTCTCTTCCAACTCTCTTTCTGGGCCTATTCCTCCTGGACTAGGCAGCCTTACTTCACTTCAATTCCTTTTCTTGAACTCAAACAGATTAACAGGCAGAATCCCACCACACCTTGCTAATCTTTCTTCATTGCAAGTCCTCTGTCTCCAAGATAATCTCCTTAATGGGTCCATTCCGGCTCAATTAGGCTCCTTGTCATCCCTCCAACAGTTCAGAGTTGGGGGAAATCTGCATTTAACAGGGGAAATTCCTCCACAGTTAGGCCTACTTACTAATCTCACAACGTTTGGGGCTGCGGCTACTGGACTTTCGGGTGTTATACCGCCTACATTTGGGAACCTGATCAATCTTCAGACTTTAGCCCTTTATGATACTGAAGTGTTTGGTCCAGTGCCCCCTGAGCTCGGGTCATGCTCGGAGCTTAGAAACTTGTATTTACATATGAATAAGCTAACTGGTACAATCCCACCTCAATTGGGAAAGTTGCAGAAGGTTACTAGCTTGCTTCTTTGGGGTAATTCTTTGACAGGAACTATACCGGCCGAGCTTTCAAATTGTTCATCACTCGTTATACTTGATGTTTCTACAAATGAATTGTCTGGTGAAATTCCAGCTGATCTGGGGAAGTTGATGGTTCTTGAACAGCTTCACTTGTCTGATAATGCACTAACCGGTTCAATTCCATGGCAGTTGAGTAACTGCTCTAGTTTAACAGCTCTTCAGCTTGATAAGAACCAATTATCAGGTCCAATTCCCTGGCAAGTTGGTGAATTGAAATATTTGCAGAGCTTTTTCTTGTGGGGTAATTCAGTTTCAGGAACCATACCGGCTTCCTTTGGGAACTGTACTGAGCTATATGCTCTTGACCTCTCGAGGAATAAGCTCACTGGAATAATACCAGAGGAGATTTTTGGGTTGAAGAAGCTGAGCAAAGTTTTGTTGCTAGGAAACTCATTAATCGGAGGAGTGCCTCGAAGTGTTGCAAGATGCCAGTCTCTAGTGCGGTTAAGGCTCGGAGAAAATCAGCTTTCTGGTCAGATTCCTAAAGAGATTGGACAGCTGCAAAATCTTGTGTTTCTTGACTTATATATGAACCATTTCTCTGGTGGTTTACCTCCTGAAATTGCTAACGTTACGGTTCTTGAGCTGTTGGATGTGCATAACAATTACCTCACTGGTGAAATACCATCTCAACTGGGTGAGCTTGTCAATTTGGAGCAGCTTGACCTCAGTAGAAACAGCTTCACTGGGCAGGTTCCTTCAAGTTTTGGTAACCTCAGTTATCTGAACAAACTTATACTGAATAACAATCTGCTTAGTGGACCAATCCCAAAGTCCGTTAGGAATCTGCAGAAATTAACACTTCTTGACTTGAGCTACAACAGCCTCTCTGGTTTAATCCCACCAGAAGTTGGTTATGTAACAAGCTTAACAATTAGTTTGGACTTGAGCTCGAATCATTTTTGTGGTGAACTCCCAGAAACAATGTCTGGTTTGAGACAGCTGCAATCACTTGATCTTTCTCGTAACATGCTTTATGGAAAGATTACAATTTTGGGTTCCCTGACCAGTCTCACTTCATTGAATGTGTCATATAACAATTTCTCAGGTCCTATACCAGTCTCACCATTCTTCAGAACTCTGACTTCAAACTCTTTTCTTGAGAACCCAAACCTTTGTGAATCTGATGATGGCTTCACTTGTTCTTCACGGCTAAGTGGACGAAACAGGTTGAAGTCTGCTAAAACCATAGCTTTAGTTGCGGTAGTTCTGACTACTGTAATGATGGCACTTGTAGTTACTTGGATTCTTGTCATGAGGAATCAAAAATACATGTCGAGAAAGCACTCAGGCATGTTGACTCCATCAAGGGAAGAGGATTTTTCTTATCCATGGAATTTTATCCCATTTCAGAAGCTCAACTTTACCATCGACAGCATCTTGGAGTGTCTGAGAGATGAAAATATTATTGGTAAAGGTTGTTCAGGAGTTGTTTACAAGGCAGAAATGCCAAATGGTGAGTTGATTGCAGTGAAGAAGCTTTGGAAGacgaagaaggaagaagaaccACTAGATTCATTTGCTGCAGAGATTCAAATCCTGGGACACATTAGGCACAGAAATATAGTGAAGCTTCTTGGTTACTGTTCTAATAAGAGCGTTAAGCTGCTCTTATACAACTATATTTCGAATGGAAATTTACAACAGCTCTTGCAGACAAATAGGAATTTAGATTGGGAGACCAGATACAAAATTGCAGTCGGAGCAGCCCAAGGTCTGGCTTACCTTCATCATGATTGTGTTCCAGCAATTCTTCATAGGGATGTTAAATGCAATAACATTCTCCTGGATTCCAAGTATGATGCATATTTGGCAGACTTTGGACTCGCAAGGCTAATGAGCTCTCCAAATTACCAGCAAGCTATGTCCAGAATAGCAGGATCTTATGGATATATTGCACCAG AATATGGGTACACTGCCAACATAACAGAGAAGAGTGACGTGTATAGCTTTGGAGTTGTTCTGCTTGAAATTTTAAGTGGTCGGAGTGccattgagcctcaagttggaGATGGAATGCACATTGTTGAGTGGGTAAAGAAGAAGATGGGAAGCTTTGAACCAGCTGCAACAATACTCGATTCAAAGCTCCAGGGATTACCGGACCAAATGGTGCAAGAAATGCTTCAGACATTGGGGATTGCAATGTTCTGTGTAAATTCATCGCCAGCTGAAAGGCCAACCATGAAGGAAGTTGTTGCACTTCTAATGGAAGTCAAGAGTACCCCTGAGGAGTGGGGAAAAACGTCACAACCTCTAATAAAGCAGTCCTCAACCCAAAGCTGA
- the LOC113712428 gene encoding protein PIGMENT DEFECTIVE 338, chloroplastic encodes MPPLLHCCEYCSLANPSLPLRCAVIFNSATQTRAFFRSSKTPDKFNSKSFRNLSFRATDSILGTTRVLFCSKNEVFEDFKSAHVRPEIENFDELELLDKPFPKQMDDGSVTEIEEEELKKDDKDDVLEEFYKFFKPRDELRQEIDVEEGGKGSQTGEGYQNEKVSIEYYEPKPGDLVVGVVVSGNENRLDVNVGADILGTMLTKEVLPLYDKEINYLLCNLENDAEEFMVNGKAGIVKNDEAVSREAMPGRPVVAPGTLLYAEVLGRTLSGRPLLSTRRLFRRIAWHRVRQIKQLNEPILITITEWNTGGLLTRIEGLRAFLPKIELMNKISNYTELKENVGCWLYVLIKRINEDTNDLILSEKDAWEVLNLREGTLLEGTVRKIFPYGAQIRIGETNRSGLLHISNITRGRIASVSNLLEIDEKVKVLVVKSMFPDKISLSIAELESEPGLFLSNKEKVFAEAEEMAKKYRQKMPAVSAAQKSDPLPANSIPFEDEENILANWKWFIFDKDGVPNP; translated from the exons ATGCCGCCACTCCTTCACTGCTGTGAGTATTGCTCTTTGGCTAATCCATCTTTACCTCTAAGATGTGCAGTTATTTTTAACTCTGCCACTCAAACCAGAGCTTTCTTCAGATCCTCTAAAACCCCAGATAAATTCAACTCAAAATCTTTCAGGAACCTGTCATTTCGTGCGACAGATTCAATTTTGGGAACAACCCGTGTTTTATTTTGCTCTAAAAATGAAGTCTTTGAGGATTTCAAGAGTGCCCATGTGAGGcctgaaattgagaattttgatGAGCTTGAATTGCTTGATAAGCCTTTTCCAAAGCAAATGGATGATGGTTCTGTAacagaaattgaagaggaagaattGAAGAAGGATGATAAAGACGATGTCTTGGAGGAAttttataagttttttaagcCCAGAGATGAGTTACGGCAAGAAATTGACGTAGAAGAGGGTGGAAAGGGGAGTCAAACTGGAGAAGGTTATCAGAATGAGAAAGTAAGTATTGAGTATTATGAGCCTAAACCAGGTGATTTGGTTGTTGGAGTTGTGGTTTCAGGCAATGAGAATAGGCTTGATGTGAATGTTGGTGCTGATATACTAGGGACAATGTTGACAAAAGAAGTGCTGCCACTGTATGATAAAGAGATTAATTATTTGTTATGTAATTTAGAGAACGATGCAGAGGAGTTCATGGTTAATGGGAAGGCGGGGATTGTGAAAAATGATGAGGCTGTGAGTCGGGAAGCAATGCCAGGTAGGCCAGTAGTAGCGCCTGGAACACTTCTTTATGCTGAGGTTCTGGGAAGAACACTCAGTGGCCGGCCATTATTGTCAACAAGACGACTCTTCAGACGTATTGCTTGGCATCGTGTGAGGCAG ATAAAGCAACTCAATGAACCTATTCTCATCACAATAACAGAGTGGAATACTGGTGGTCTTCTTACTAGAATAGAG GGTTTACGTGCCTTTCTTCCAAAGATTGAGTTGATGAATAAGATCAGCAATTACACTGAGCTGAAAGAGAAT GTTGGTTGCTGGCTCTATGTGCTTATTAAGAGAATAAATGAAGATACAAATGATCTGATACTCAGTGAGAAGGATGCTTGG GAAGTCCTTAATCTTCGAGAGGGGACACTTCTTGAGGGAACGGTCAGGAAAATTTTTCCATACGGTGCTCAGATCAGGATTGGTGAGACTAACAGGAG TGGATTATTGCATATCTCAAACATCACTCGGGGACGAATTGCTTCTGTCAGCAATTTGTTGGAAATTGATGAGAAGGTTAAAGTTCTAGTTGTTAAGTCGATGTTTCCTGACAAAATATCTCTGAG TATAGCTGAACTTGAAAGTGAGCCAGGGTTGTTTCTGTCAAACAAGGAG AAAGTATTTGCTGAAGCTGAAGAGATGGCAAAGAAGTACAGACAGAAGATGCCAGCCGTTTCAGCAGCCCAAAAATCAGATCCTCTTCCGGCCAACTCAATACcttttgaagatgaagaaaatattCTAGCAAATTGGAAATGGTTTATATTTGATAAAGATGGCGTACCAAACCCATAG